The Mytilus galloprovincialis chromosome 7, xbMytGall1.hap1.1, whole genome shotgun sequence genome has a window encoding:
- the LOC143084061 gene encoding uncharacterized protein LOC143084061: MDKIRKGRKDSKCILCEKRTKPGKRRPLCGETNKNLRNFLSKNFLVSPNDDDVICDTCRRKYYREGQAQVNTPTVLTNDTNANDPDFMPPSAPKRAKLSSPLSISLPISSTIKGHAQCCLCKKRGPKLMVVPQEARFHTFLEKNIIIPAGSRCCPRHLCTEGFTKEANEDITSVYTVSDFNRSGLLELIDTIREHALKNKNARIDFDKSSSLNDTDFRNLTGLTITDFEDLCSHIPNSAIRDTRVRSMRTCIGIFLTKLHSGMSNKILATLFNISKDSIRKAISSARDAVKQHFTPKYLGFDHVSRESVIQNHTRPLAQTLFGDITNTTAILVIDGTYIYIQKSGQFKFQRSTYSMHKFRNLIKPMMFVTTTGYIVSVIGPYLCNSKNNDAKILNSIFKNNLEKIKEWFDKDDVVVVDRGFRDSIDLLEEFGIQTKIPSFLKRNEKQLSVEDGNTTRLVTKVRWVVESVNGRIKQWRLLDKVLPNSLIPYAGEYTRFVSAICIKYRPPLNAGNETDDLLLGTKMLHMSKKKNELMERVSNENLHSRSES; encoded by the exons ATGGATAAAATAAGAAAGGGAAGAAAAGATTCTAAATGTATATTGTGTGAAAAAAGAACAAAACCCGGAAAAAGAAGACCTTTGTGTggagaaacaaataaaaatctgCGCAATTTTCTCAGTAAGAATTTCCTTGTTTCACCCAATGATGATGACGTTATCTGCGATACTTGTCGACGGAAATACTACAGAGAAGGGCAAGCACAAGTAAATACACCCACTGTCCTTACAAATGATACAAATGCAAATGATCCTGATTTTATGCCACCATCTGCACCTAAAAGAGCAAAATTAAGTTCTCCTTTATCAATATCGCTTCCGATATCTTCAACAATTAAAGGTCATGCACAATGTTGTCTTTGCAAAAAGCGTGGTCCAAAACTTATGGTTGTTCCACAAGAAGCAcgatttcatacatttttggaaaaaaatataattattcctGCCGGATCACGCTGTTGTCCTCGTCATTTATGTACTGAAGGTTTTACAAAAGAAGCTAACGAAGACATAACTAGTGTGTATACTGTTTCTGACTTCAATCGCAGCGGACTACTTGAATTGATAGATACAATAAGAGAACatgcattaaaaaataaaaacgcaAGAATTGATTTTGATAAATCTTCTTCTTTAAATGACACAGACTTTCGAAATTTGACTGGCTTAACTATTACTGATTTTGAAGACTTATGTTCTCACATTCCAAACTCAGCTATAAGAGATACCCGAGTACGAAGCATGAGAACATGTATTGGTATATTTTTGACCAAACTTCATTCGGGTATGTCTAATAAAATATTAGCAACTTTGTTTAATATAAGCAAAGATTCTATCAGGAAAGCTATTTCATCCGCAAGAGATGCAGTTAAACAGCACTTTACACCAAAATATTTAGGATTTGATCATGTATCCAGAGAAAGTGTTATACAAAACCACACTCGTCCACTGGCACAAACATTATTTGGTGATATCACAAACACAACTGCCATACTCGTAATTGATGGTACATATATTTACATACAAAAGAGTGGACAATTTAAATTTCAACGTAGTACATACAGCATGCACAAATTTCGCAACCTCATTAAGCCAATGATGTTTGTCACAACTACAGGATACATTGTAAGTGTCATTGGACCCTACCTTTGTAACAGCAAAAACAATGATGCCAAAATTTTAAactcaattttcaaaaataacttgGAGAAAATCAAGGAATGGTTCGATAAAGATGATGTTGTTGTGGTTGATCGGGGATTTCGAGACAGTATCGACCTCTTAGAAGAATTTGGTATTCAAACTAAAATACCAAGCTTTCTCAAACGTAACGAGAAGCAACTTTCGGTTGAAGACGGTAACACAACACGTTTAGTTACAAAGGTCCGCTGGGTTGTTGAGTCCGTTAATGGTAGAATCAAGCAGTGGCGCTTGCTTGACAAGGTATTACCAAATTCCCTTATACCGTATGCTGGTGAATATACACGTTTTGTAAGTGCCATATGTATTAAGTATAGACCACCACTTAATGCTGGTAATGAAACTGATGACCTTCTCTTAGGTACAAAAATGCTTCACATGTCAAAGAAGAAAAATGAGCTCATGGAACGAGTTTCAAATGAAAACTTGCATTCCAGAAGTG AATCATAG